CGGCGATCGAATGCCGCATCAACGCGGAAGACGCCGATCGCAACTTCATGCCGTGCCCTGGGAAGATCAACCAGTTGATCGTCCCAGGCGGTCCCGGCGTGCGGTTCGATTCGCATGTCTACAGCGGCTACACGGTGCCTCCGCACTACGACTCGATGATCGGCAAGTTGCTCGTACACCGCGCTTCCCGCCCGGAAGCCATTCGCTGTATGCTGCGAGCCCTCGACGAGATTCGTACCGACGGGATTACCACAACGGCCAACTTCCACAAGAAGGTCCTCAACCATTCGGCCTTCGCGGAAGGCAAGATCGATACGACCTTCGTCGAACGAACCTGGTTCTCTTAGTCAACCAGCGTTCAGCAACAATCGAAAGGCCGCGAGTCCCACCGACTGGCGGCCTTTCTTATGCGCAGAATTCGATTCCTTGGGAAACGAACGGCATGTAAGTGAAACCGGACGCCTCGTCTTATAGAATTGGCAGGTACCCCAACCGATTTTTTGCCCCAGGTATTCCGATGATCACGGCTCGACATTGCATCCTACTCGTTGCATTGCTTTTATTACCGAACATTTCCTCCGCCGAAGATACTGTCGGTCCGCAGCTCATCGAATCTCCTGATGGCCATCTACAGTTTGTCTTTCAACTCGACGAGAAAGGCCAACCAACGTTTGTGGTAAAGCGAGATCGCCAAAATCTTGTTGACGGTACGTTAGGTTTGAAATTCGCAGATGCCCCGCCGCTGCAAAGTGGCTTGCAGTACAAACAAGTAACACGTGACAGCCGGGACATTACGTACACAATCCCTGTCGGCAAGACATCGTTGGCCCACGATCGACACAATCAACTCACGATCTCACTCCAAGAAACAGCCAAGCCAGAGCGGCGCCTCGATCTCCAGCTCCGCGCGTTCGACGATGGCATCGCATTTCGCTACGTCATTCCACAACAGCCAAATCTAAAGAAGTTCGTTCTCACCGACGAACTGACGACATTAACCTTCGCTGAAGACACGCCCGCGCATTATCTTCCGCTGAACAGTTTCACCACGCCCTACGAGAAGTACTATCAATCGCAACCACTCGCCGAGATCAGCCCGGAATCGTTGATTGGCTTGCCCATGCTAATGGAGCCTGCCCAGGAGGAGACGCCGATTTGGTTGGCCGTAACCGAGGCCGACCTGACGAACTACGCCGGGATGTACCTCACTCCTGTGAACGAGAAGCCTGGCACGTTCGCGACGGCACTCTCACCCCTTCCTGGTCGCACAGACGGTGCGAAGGTGATGGGCGAGGCGCCGTTTGCGTCGCCTTGGCGTGTTCTCATGATCGCCGAGGATCCTGGCCGCCTGATCGAATCAGATCTTGTCTTTCACCTGAACGAGCCCGCGAAAATCAAAGATCCATCTTGGATCAAGCCTGGCAAATCAACGTTCCCATGGTGGAATCACTTTGTCCTCGGAGACGTCGACTTTAAACCAGGCGTGAACACAGCAACCACCAAGCATTACATCGACTTCTGTGCTCAGCAGGGCATTCCTTACCATTCACTCGATGGGCTCGACATTGCCTGGTACGGCGGGCCAATTGCTCCCAACGGTCCGACCGATGTGACAACTGCGGCCGATCCGATCGATTTGCCCGAGGTTTTAAGATACGCGAAAGAGAAAGGAGTCCGTCTCCGATTGTGGGTTCATTGGAAAGCGCTGAAACCGCAACTCGACGAAGCGCTTGCCACTTACGAAAAGTGGGGCATCGAAGGCATCATGATCGATTTCATGGATCGCGATGATCAAGAGATGGTGCAGTGGTATCACGAGGTCGCCGAGAAGGCCGCCCGTCATCATTTGACCGTCACGTGGCATGGTGCCTATAAGCCGACCGGTATGGAGCGAACCTGGCCCAACGTGTTGAGTTACGAAGGGGTTTTGAATCAGGAATACAACAAATGGTCGGAAATTGGTACGCCCCCGAAACATAATCTCGATGCCGCGTTCATCCGCATGTTGGCTGGGCCGCTCGACTATCATCAAGGGGGCATGCGCAATGAGTTGCCGAGCGAATTCAAACCGCGCGACGTCGCGCCGCCAGTGCAAGGAACGCGCGGTCACCAACTAGCGATGTACGTTGTCT
The Blastopirellula marina genome window above contains:
- a CDS encoding glycoside hydrolase family 97 protein; the protein is MITARHCILLVALLLLPNISSAEDTVGPQLIESPDGHLQFVFQLDEKGQPTFVVKRDRQNLVDGTLGLKFADAPPLQSGLQYKQVTRDSRDITYTIPVGKTSLAHDRHNQLTISLQETAKPERRLDLQLRAFDDGIAFRYVIPQQPNLKKFVLTDELTTLTFAEDTPAHYLPLNSFTTPYEKYYQSQPLAEISPESLIGLPMLMEPAQEETPIWLAVTEADLTNYAGMYLTPVNEKPGTFATALSPLPGRTDGAKVMGEAPFASPWRVLMIAEDPGRLIESDLVFHLNEPAKIKDPSWIKPGKSTFPWWNHFVLGDVDFKPGVNTATTKHYIDFCAQQGIPYHSLDGLDIAWYGGPIAPNGPTDVTTAADPIDLPEVLRYAKEKGVRLRLWVHWKALKPQLDEALATYEKWGIEGIMIDFMDRDDQEMVQWYHEVAEKAARHHLTVTWHGAYKPTGMERTWPNVLSYEGVLNQEYNKWSEIGTPPKHNLDAAFIRMLAGPLDYHQGGMRNELPSEFKPRDVAPPVQGTRGHQLAMYVVYQNHLSMLVDYPNAYRDQPGLDFLVDVPANWDETRVLHADFGKCLIIARRLGTEWYVGGMTADQPCQLDLSMSFLGNSPGKATWYFDDESGDPTSLEKREQMVAPDQVVPITMPASGGFVGRISTLIPN